The Sporosarcina sp. Te-1 DNA window GATTATTCCTTTGCGGAAAATCTGCTCGTCGGGTCCATCGATGTGGCGCTCTTTGCCCAGAACGTCGCCATTGCCGCGGAATCGAAAGGGTACGGCATCTGCTATATTGGCGGCATTCGGAACGCTCCTCAAGAGATCAGCGACCTGCTTAACTTGCCAAAAGGTGTCGCTCCCATGTTCGCCATGTCCATCGGCGTTCCTGATGAGGCGAATGAAGTCAAACCAAGACTTCCGGTTGAAGCGGTAATTCATGAAAACAGCTATGATGCTTCAAAATACGACGATCTCCTTCCAGCGTATGACCAAACGATGCACGACTATTACTTAAATCGAGGCTCCAACCAAAAAGACACGGCTTGGAGCGAGCAAATGGCGCAGTTTCTCCACGAACCGAAGCGGAAGCACATGAAGGAATTTTTGGAGAAACGCGGGTTTGAGATGAAGTGAGAAGAGTCTTGGCGATTCTGCTTGGAACAATCCTCCTTTTATCGGCCTGCAACAGAGAATTGACCATTACAGAAGTTGAACCGGAAAAGATCAAGCAACAGGTGTTAGAAGCAATTCAGCCGGCCTCCTCTGAAAATGTCCAAATGCTTTATAATCCGAAGAGAGGGCGCTATATTGTTGTCCATGCATCCGGACCTGTCACCATGTCTGTCGAAGACCAAGGGACAGTCGTCGGTGTTTTTATCCAGGACCATCCTGATGATGAAAACGAAATCCTGAGACGCTACGTTTTTAAATTAGATTACAATCGTGATTATGACAGCATCCAACTCTATCGTAATAACCTCGAGATTCCTTTTGACAACAGTTCATCTTATTAATCATCATGCTAGGGGTTAGCAATTGCTGGCCCCTTTTGCTATTCTGTGGATACAGAAATCGACATAAAAGGAGTCAACCATAATGGAATTTGAACAACTGATCGATGAACTGGCGAAACGGCTATCAAGCGGCCAATTAATCCGGGCAACGGCCAGCCAACCACGCTTAAAATCAGAGGGTATGGCCAAAGTGAAGCTCAAGCCGGTTGAAATAAAAAAAGAACTGCATATTCAATTCGAATATCATTATGAACGGATCCTCAAACATGAAAATGTGAAAATTTGCGATATCCGCTCTGCTCTTCAGCAGCTGATGGAACAATTCAAGCAGATGCAAGCGGAATTTGTAGACGAAAATGTACACATCCAGCTCTCCAAAAAATTCAAGGTCTCTTGGAAATCAGAAAAAACAGCGGAGCGCAAAGTGGCGGATCTTTCCCATAATCGAAAGAAAAATTACTTATTGGATGAATCATCCCCTTATCCGTTTCTGATCCGGTTAGGCGTGCAGACAGCAGAAGGAAAAGTAAAAAAACAGAAGTATGATAAATTCCGGCAAATCAATCGTTTTATCGAATTCATAGACGATGCGCTGGACCACTTGCCAAAAGACCGGCCTGTGCGCATACTAGATTTTGGATCTGGCAAGTCATATCTCACTTTCGCCCTGTATCATTACTTGCATATCGAAAAAGGGCTCGACATCCGTGTCACGGGGCTTGATCTAAAAAAAGAAGTCATCGAGGAATGCAATCGTATCGCCCAAGATCTCGAATACAACCAGCTAGAGTTCCTGGTAGGGGATATTAATGATTATAACGAGGAATCGGCAGTCGACATGGTCGTCACCTTGCATGCTTGTGACGTGGCAACGGATATGGCATTAGCCCGGGCAGTGAAATGGGGAGCCGAAGTCATTTTAAGCGTTCCATGCTGCCAGCATGAACTTTTTTCCCAAGTCGTCGCCCCCGAACTCGACGTCATGCTGCAGCACGGCTTGATTAAGGAGCGCTTTTCCGCTCTTGCGACTGATTCGATTCGGGCGGAGCTACTCACTCTTGTCGGCTACGATGCCCAATTGCTTGAGTTCATTGACTTGGCCCATACGCCAAAGAATATTCTGATCCGTGCCTATCGTACCAACAAGACACCTGCAGGCGCGGACTTCCGCCGATACGAGGCTTTCCGCGACATGCTTCATGCCAGACCGTTTCTCGAAAGAGAGTTAAAGGAGTATGGATTCCTCTCTTGATTAGCGGCTCAGTTCAGATTGCCTGTGGACATATCAGAACATACACGAAGGAGTCGGTATTCCTTTTGTCGAATCTTTGCAAGAGCAGAATGAAATAGGAGTGGTGTCCATGCCGACCTACAACAAACTTGTTCGCGACCTCATCCCTAAAATCATTCAGGACGCCGGCCAAGTATGCCGTACCCGAATCCTCGGTGAAGAGGAGTACATAATGGAACTGAACAAGAAAATGCACGAAGAACTGGCCGAATATGAAGCAGCCGAAAATGCCGAGGATGCCATCGAGGAATTGGCCGACTTACTCGAACTTATTTACGCAGCTGCTTCCTACCATGAGATCACATTTAAGGAACTTGATAAGATTCGGGCACAAAAAGCAGAGAAACGCGGCGGTTTTGAAGAGCGGCTGTTTTTGATGGATGTGGAGGAGGAATAAGCAAAAAAAAAACGGTTTGAAAGGAAAAGGGCCGAGGCTCTTCAGCTCTAGTTTCACTTAACGAAAAGACCGCCGCCGAATTCCCGGCAGACGGTCTTTTTTCAATGATAAAATTATATGATGGCCAATGAATCCTGTGCGACTTTCATTTCCTGATAGACGTTCAAGTCCTTTTCATAGGACGTCCGATAGGAAGCCAAGCTATGCTCCTTCACCTTCAAGAAATCTTGCCAGTCAATGACTTCATAGTAACGGTTCAACAGCTCGGCATTCGACCAAGCCGTCTCTTCAAAGACGATGTCCCGTTCATGTTCCTCGATGAGCATTTCCATGAATGGCAGTTCCCGATTCCGTTTTTCAGCACAAGCCTGTTTCTTTGCTTTGATAATTTCCACGGCCCGATCCAACGAGGCAAGCAAGGCATCACGGTCCATAGCATGCCCGAGTTCATGAATGGTTAATGTACGGATATACGTTTCAAAAGACATAGGCTCGGGGAGTTCCCCGCACGCCTTCCGAATGCGTCCCATATCGATGAGGACTTCATGTTGGATAAAATCGTACATCATATTGACTCCTGTCTGCTCCTGCTTCACCGCTACATCCATTTCCACATCTCGAATCGTTTGTTCCACTAATTCCTGAATCTGTCGAGCTGGTCTTCTCATTCTCTCCCCTGACTTCCTTTAAAATCTCCTACGTTTCACAGTCGCTTGAGACGGGTATACAGTAATGTTAAAAATAAAATCAAGAAATTCATTATAAGAAAATGTCGAAAGGGTTTCAAGCAGACGGGCGCTTGATTGCTTTACGCGCTACTCCGCCTTCTTTCGTTCAACTTTCAACAGAAAGAGTCGACCATTTTCCTTCAATGGCGCTATATCGAGCGCTCGTTTCGGAACTATCGTTATTCTGCTATCTTGTGAGCCAATCCAAAAGGCAAGATAGATAGGCTTATCGCTATGAAGTTGCTTTCTGCCATCATGAAGTGTATCCATTCCATAACTTTCGTACAACCCCTCCACGATAACCGAATCTATTTCGTTCGCTGATCCCAAGGATATCGTTTGCTGCTCCTGATATATGTCATTTTCCACACTAAAACTCATCTTTCGGTAGTCCTTAAGATTCCCTGATAACAGTAGAACTATCGGATCGTCTATCTCGTTTCCTTCCTCATATTGTTCCACTGTGAATAAAAGCTCTTCATTCTCCTCCAAATTCCCGTAAAGTGAAAGCTGTACGGTTTTCTTGATTACTGCATTCGGCATTTCGTCTTTCAACATGTTCGCCTTGATGTACATCTTTCCGCCCGTGGCGCATCCACTTAGCATCAATGCCAAACTAAATAAGACAGATAACTGTAGTTTCTTCAATGCCTCACTCCCGGTTATTATTGGACCACTTTTGGCGTTCCATCTTCACGAGATAACATTGCTTGTTTTTTATTAATGAAGCATACCCTTCTTCATTCAGAGAGGAATAATGAAATGTCCCATCGTCTGATCCGATCCAGTAAGCGATATAAACAGATTCCTCAAGCGGAATATCTTTTTTGCTCTTGAGCATCGTTCCGATAGCACCATATTCGGTAGTCCCATCTGTTGTTACAGAGGTGACACCATTCGGTTTCTGGAAGGATAACGTCAAGCGGTTTTGCTGGCGGTCACTTGTTACACCGAACCCCATGTCCGCTTTCGCTGTCAAATCCCCAAACGTTAAAAATGAGTCCCCTAGACTTTCTCCATCTTCGTATTTTTCTATTGTGAACACATATATTTCATCGTCCGGTACTTTTCCTTTTATTCGAAAGGGAATTACGTCAGTGGCTTCCATTGTTTCGTCTGCCTGCACGGTTCTCAGTTGAATTGTGGAATAACCTGATCCATGACATGCTCCAACAGCGGGTAATGTAAGCAACAATAAACAAAGGAACAGTATCCGCTTCACTCTGCCATACTCCTTGCCTCGGCGGCGCCCGGTGCATCGCCACCCTTTTCGAATGCATCAGCGCTCCGCATGAAATGACTGCGTGATTGCTCCAATTCCCCTGTTTCGTTATATGTTTGGCCAAGCCCACGATGAGCACACCCGATACATATGCCACAACCCGCAAGTTCACCTTCCCGCAAGGACTCCTCAAAATAGCGGAATGCTTCTTGAATCCGTTTTTCTGTCAGCGCGAGGAGTCCCAGTTCATAAGCGACAGCCGAAAAGCCAACGTGGTCTTCCGGCAATTTTACTTTGCGTTGCGCAAGCTCTTGAGTAAATGCCTCTGTCGCAAGATCATATGCCCCACGCATTCGATGCACCATGCCGATCTGATGAAGCGCAATCGCTTGGTCGATATTATTGCAGTCTTGTGTCGCCCGGCTGTACAGTTCCTCGTAACAAGCCAGTGCCTCAGACCATTTTCCCTTCATTGCCAACACAAAGCCAAGTCCATGCAGGGCACTCTGTTCGTCCCCTTTGTTTCTTGCCTGGTCAAGGCATTGCCGGTATAACGATTCGCTTTCCTCTAGCTCGCCTGCGTCAAAAAGTCGAAACGCTTCCCCCAGCGCTTGTTTGACGTCCAATTCCCCTCCCCTTTCCATTGTTATGCCTCCAGTTGTACTTCCAGAAATACATAGCCGTCCCGCTCATGCTGCTGTTGAAATATGATCGGCACCCGCTTGCTGAATATCGGCCCATCGACGACTACTGTATGAAATTCACCTGACTCTCCACATGCATCTATGCCGAGCGCCTCCAGTTCCTCCATCAGTTCAATCGTAAATTCTCGCCCGATGAACTCAGCCGGCATCATGTTAGTATTCACTACAACAATATATGCTTCAAATCCCGCGCGAACGAATTCCTCGAGCAACTTGCGGCGCGGCTCCATCCATAACGGATGCACAGCCTCCATTCCGACTTTTGCACAAGTTTGCTGGACCCATTTCAAGTGATCTTCTAAATCGATGTCGCCAAATACTCCGGTCGTGATGCCTGCGTCGACACATTCTTTCATCGCATCGAGAAACTGTGCTTCATACCCATTCCAGTCAGACCCCCGCGTCATGAACGGGACCCCGATGCTCTCCGCTTGTGCTTGTACTACAGTGAACGGCAAGGCATGTGATTTGGAACGCTCTTCATCCGTTTCAAACATCGTCCACATCCGTTTCGGTTCGCCCCCAGCCTCCACTGCTCGGTAAAAGGCGAGTGCTGAGTCCTTCCCCCCGCTCCAAGAGGCGACGAAAGGTACATTGCCCATTTTCAAATCCTTCATTGTTTACTCATCTCCTATTCAACAAGGTTTTTAACGTGATCTTCACTTGCTCTTGTGTGACTGTCTCCCTCGAGCTTATTTATTCCATCACCTTCTAGCAAAGGCATCAATATACTCGACTTCACGTTTCGGACAGCAACCCCCTATAATATTCGATGGAAGGTATTGTAGTACAAAAAGAAACCTACGTTGCCTTCCCTATTAAAAGACACAGATATGAAAATTATAGCATAATGCCACCTATTAATAGGCAGAATATTTTAAATGTAAGATTCCAAACTATTTCCCTTCCCATTCCGTCAAAACTTAATGAGACGCAGGCGCGCTGGCGTTATTTCTATAGAAGGTGATTTGATTTGTCATGACAAAAGAGGAAAAGTTCAAATTGGTAGAGGATTTCATTGTGGAACACCAACAGGCTCACTACCGACTTGCTTATAGTTATGTAAAAAACAAGGACAATGCACTTGATATCGTGCAAGAATCGATCCTGAAAGCTCTCCGCTCAGTGGACCGGCTGGAGGAAGTGAAATACCTAAAGACTTGGTTTTACCGGATCGTCGTCAATACAGCCATTGATTTCCTTCGTAAGAACGGACGGGTTTCTGTCATGGATGATGAAATCCTGGGAACGCATCTGCCAGCTTCCACGGATGGAAAGACCGACCTTGACTTGCGGGATGCGATTGAAGAGTTGCCTGCAGTGCACAAGACCATCATTATCTTACGCTTCTTTGAGGACTTGAAAATCGATGAGATAGCCGCTATTACCGGGGATAATGTAAATACGGTAAAGACCCGGCTGTATGCGGCGTTGCGGAAGTTGAGAGTGGAAATGGGAGAGGAGTACAACGTATGAGTAAATTTGACGAACTGAAAAAGGAATATGAATCTGTGGACATTCCTGAGGAGCTGGCGGGTGTGGTGAAGCGATCCATCCGTGAAGCGAAACAAAAGAAATCGAAACGGCCTGTCATGCGAAACTGGTTAATCGGCACGGCTGCGGCAGCCGCCATTTTCGTCGGAAGCATCAATGTCAGCCCCGATTTGGCTCGGGCGATGGCAAAGGTGCCCGTCCTTGGATCCCTTGTCGAGGTATTAACGGTCCAACAGATTTCATTCAATGAAAAAACATATGATGCGGACGTGTCCACCCCGGGGATCACTGGACTCGGTGACAAGGACTTGGAGGCGGCTTTGAACGAAAAATACATGAAGGAAAACAAAGAGCTATACGAGCAGTTCCAAAAAGACATTGCTGAGCTTGAGAAAGCGGGAGGCGGCCATATGGGTATGGACGTCGGCTATGAAGTGAAAACGGACAACGACCGAATTTTATCTATCGCGCGGTATGAGGTCAATACTGTCGCTTCTTCCTCCACCGTCATGAAATATGACACAGTGGATAAGGTCGACAATGTGTTAATTACCTTACCGAGCCTCTTTAAAAACGATCAGTATATCGAGGCAATCAACACGTACATCGAAGGCGAAATGAAACGGCAGATGGAAGCGGATGAAAACGTTGCCTATTTCACAGCAGACGATGAATACGCTGACGGCTTCGAGAGCATCAAACCCGATCAATCCTTCTATATTACCGATGCCGGCAAACTTGTCATCTCCTTCGATAAATATGAAGTGGCTCCCGGCTATATGGGTGTTGTAACATTTGAAATTCCGACGAACGTAATCCAGGACAACCTGGTGAGCGATGTGTATATTCATTAATAAGTATCCCCGTGCATATTGCATGGGGATTTTTTTATATAGATTGTCAGCTCTACCTCCGTTTTGCGTTATCACCGGCTAACTTCCGGTTATCACCGAGTAAATACGGCTTATCACCGCCTAACTCGAGTTTATCACCGCCTAATCTGAATTTATCACCATTACACTACAAT harbors:
- the nfsA gene encoding oxygen-insensitive NADPH nitroreductase — protein: MVMELLTSHASVRKYKDVSLSSEEVRELVLAGQHAASSHFVQAYSVIHVTDPVKRAQLVELANNKNQFLSAGAILIFCVDYARLEKAAALHGKTIDYSFAENLLVGSIDVALFAQNVAIAAESKGYGICYIGGIRNAPQEISDLLNLPKGVAPMFAMSIGVPDEANEVKPRLPVEAVIHENSYDASKYDDLLPAYDQTMHDYYLNRGSNQKDTAWSEQMAQFLHEPKRKHMKEFLEKRGFEMK
- a CDS encoding SAM-dependent methyltransferase, which gives rise to MEFEQLIDELAKRLSSGQLIRATASQPRLKSEGMAKVKLKPVEIKKELHIQFEYHYERILKHENVKICDIRSALQQLMEQFKQMQAEFVDENVHIQLSKKFKVSWKSEKTAERKVADLSHNRKKNYLLDESSPYPFLIRLGVQTAEGKVKKQKYDKFRQINRFIEFIDDALDHLPKDRPVRILDFGSGKSYLTFALYHYLHIEKGLDIRVTGLDLKKEVIEECNRIAQDLEYNQLEFLVGDINDYNEESAVDMVVTLHACDVATDMALARAVKWGAEVILSVPCCQHELFSQVVAPELDVMLQHGLIKERFSALATDSIRAELLTLVGYDAQLLEFIDLAHTPKNILIRAYRTNKTPAGADFRRYEAFRDMLHARPFLERELKEYGFLS
- a CDS encoding nucleoside triphosphate pyrophosphohydrolase, translating into MPTYNKLVRDLIPKIIQDAGQVCRTRILGEEEYIMELNKKMHEELAEYEAAENAEDAIEELADLLELIYAAASYHEITFKELDKIRAQKAEKRGGFEERLFLMDVEEE
- a CDS encoding integrase, which produces MRRPARQIQELVEQTIRDVEMDVAVKQEQTGVNMMYDFIQHEVLIDMGRIRKACGELPEPMSFETYIRTLTIHELGHAMDRDALLASLDRAVEIIKAKKQACAEKRNRELPFMEMLIEEHERDIVFEETAWSNAELLNRYYEVIDWQDFLKVKEHSLASYRTSYEKDLNVYQEMKVAQDSLAII
- a CDS encoding tetratricopeptide repeat protein, encoding MERGGELDVKQALGEAFRLFDAGELEESESLYRQCLDQARNKGDEQSALHGLGFVLAMKGKWSEALACYEELYSRATQDCNNIDQAIALHQIGMVHRMRGAYDLATEAFTQELAQRKVKLPEDHVGFSAVAYELGLLALTEKRIQEAFRYFEESLREGELAGCGICIGCAHRGLGQTYNETGELEQSRSHFMRSADAFEKGGDAPGAAEARSMAE
- a CDS encoding diphthine--ammonia ligase; its protein translation is MKDLKMGNVPFVASWSGGKDSALAFYRAVEAGGEPKRMWTMFETDEERSKSHALPFTVVQAQAESIGVPFMTRGSDWNGYEAQFLDAMKECVDAGITTGVFGDIDLEDHLKWVQQTCAKVGMEAVHPLWMEPRRKLLEEFVRAGFEAYIVVVNTNMMPAEFIGREFTIELMEELEALGIDACGESGEFHTVVVDGPIFSKRVPIIFQQQHERDGYVFLEVQLEA
- a CDS encoding RNA polymerase sigma factor, whose protein sequence is MTKEEKFKLVEDFIVEHQQAHYRLAYSYVKNKDNALDIVQESILKALRSVDRLEEVKYLKTWFYRIVVNTAIDFLRKNGRVSVMDDEILGTHLPASTDGKTDLDLRDAIEELPAVHKTIIILRFFEDLKIDEIAAITGDNVNTVKTRLYAALRKLRVEMGEEYNV
- a CDS encoding DUF3298 and DUF4163 domain-containing protein; translated protein: MSKFDELKKEYESVDIPEELAGVVKRSIREAKQKKSKRPVMRNWLIGTAAAAAIFVGSINVSPDLARAMAKVPVLGSLVEVLTVQQISFNEKTYDADVSTPGITGLGDKDLEAALNEKYMKENKELYEQFQKDIAELEKAGGGHMGMDVGYEVKTDNDRILSIARYEVNTVASSSTVMKYDTVDKVDNVLITLPSLFKNDQYIEAINTYIEGEMKRQMEADENVAYFTADDEYADGFESIKPDQSFYITDAGKLVISFDKYEVAPGYMGVVTFEIPTNVIQDNLVSDVYIH